The DNA region GGGGTCGCTGGACGGGACGCCTCACGGCCAGGCACGAATCGAAGACGGCTGCCTGGTGCTGGACGGAAAGGACTCCTTCGTTGAGACGCCATCGCTGCCCGCCGAACTCGGTGAAAAGACGCTGGAAGCCTGGGTGCGACTGGAGAATCTTGACCAGCAGGGCGGCGGCGTGATCAGTGTCCAGACGATCGGCGGCGGAGTGTTCGATGCGATCGTGTTTGGTGAACGAGAATCCGGGAAGTGGATTGCCGGCAGTAACAGTTTCGTCCGCACACAGTCGTTCAATGGCGATGCCGAAACCGACGCCGCCGAGCGCTTCGTTCACTTCGCGATTGTGTATCAGGCCGACGGAACAATCACCGGATATCGCGACGGCAAGCCGTACGGCGACGCGTATCGTCCGGGTGAACTGCAAACGTTTGCGGCCGAGAAGGCTCAGGTGATTTTCGGGCTGCGGCATAGTCCGGTCGGCGGCAATCGGATGCTGGCCGGACGCATCCAGCGGGCTCAGCTTTACGACCGCGCGCTTGCGGCTGACGAAGTTGCGGCATCGGCGGGTATCGGCGATCTGAATTTTGTTTCACAGTCCGCGCTGCTGGCGGCGATGGATTCCGATCAGCTTGCACGGCATGAAAAACACAGCGCCGAACTGACTGCTCTGCGAACGGAACTGGACGAGCTGAATCATTCAAAACAGCGAGTCCTGTACACCTGCGTGTCGGCGGATCCGGGAACCACGAGACTTCTGCGCCGCGGTGACGTCGGCAGCCCGGCCGAAGAAGTGGCGCCGTCCGGACTAAGCGCGATCGCCGGTAGTTCTCCGGATTTTGGTCTGCCTCCGAACGCCGCCGACGCGGAACGACGTGCCCGATTGGCCGAATGGATCACGAATCACGACAACCCGCTGTTCGCGCGAGTCATCGTGAACCGGCTGTGGCACTACCATTTCGGCCGCGGTCTGGTGTTCACGCCCAGCGACTTCGGTTTCAACGGCGGACGTCCCAGTCATCCGGACCTGCTTGACTGGCTGGCGCAGACGCTGCGTTCCGACGGGTATCGTCTCAAGGCTCTGCATCGGCTGATGGTGACTTCGGCAAGTTACCGGCAGGCTTCCGCATGGAAACCCGAGGCCGCGACGGTGGATGCCGACAATCGCTGGCTGTGGCGAAAAACGCCTCAGCGACTGGAGGCCGAAGAAATTCGCGACGCCGTTTTGACGGCCACAGGTCTGCTGAATCGGGAAATCGGCGGGCGAGGGTACCGCGACGTTCGTCACTTCGAATTCAAAGGCAGCAATTTCTACGAATCGATCGACGAATCCGGACCGGAGTCCCTGCGCCGGACGATCTATCGATTCACTCCGCGCGGCGGACGCAATCCGTTTCTGGATACGTTCGATTGTCCGGATCCGTCGGCAACTTCGCCGAACCGTGCTTCCACAACCACCCCTTTGCAGGCGCTGTCCCTGATGAACAACGCGCTGATCTTCCGGATGGCCGACCAGTTCGCGTCGCGAGCGAAGCGGGAAGCCGGCACCGACACCGTGGATCAGATCCGGCGAGTCTGCGAAATCGCCTGGGGCAGGGCTCCCGCGGCAGAAGAAATCGCGCTGGCTCGGCGGTTCGTCGACCAGTACGGACTGGCGTCGTACTGCCGCGTCATTCTTAACAG from Planctomycetaceae bacterium includes:
- a CDS encoding DUF1553 domain-containing protein — translated: MKPRASAFGIRRIVACLLILIATPVAPAAAFQQTESGPQIDFDKLVAPIFASHCLECHSGTDPKGGLSLGDSAAAATGGDSGAAIVAKDAAASLLWQRVAADDMPPEHPLTADDKAVIKRWLNEGAAWGTSPIDPFASTTSARAGRDWWSLQPLRNVSPPKVESAGWVRNDIDAFVLRRLQEAGLQPSTVADPRTLIRRLYFDLTGLPPEPEQVAAFVADPSDEAFLKLVDDLLASPHYGERWARHWLDVVRFGESNGFEYDQPRDNAWHYRNWVIDAFNQDLSYDEFVRLQLAGDILRPGDVSAIAASGFLVAGPHNTTLPSNDKMRMSMAQDELEDLVGNVAQTFLGLTANCARCHEHKFDPISQKEYYQFAATLTGATHGERSVTVELTEQQQQRIAELELQIDALQTELASIEQPVRNAVIAGRRRGTVAPPEPPQALASWEFDDDFADRLGSLDGTPHGQARIEDGCLVLDGKDSFVETPSLPAELGEKTLEAWVRLENLDQQGGGVISVQTIGGGVFDAIVFGERESGKWIAGSNSFVRTQSFNGDAETDAAERFVHFAIVYQADGTITGYRDGKPYGDAYRPGELQTFAAEKAQVIFGLRHSPVGGNRMLAGRIQRAQLYDRALAADEVAASAGIGDLNFVSQSALLAAMDSDQLARHEKHSAELTALRTELDELNHSKQRVLYTCVSADPGTTRLLRRGDVGSPAEEVAPSGLSAIAGSSPDFGLPPNAADAERRARLAEWITNHDNPLFARVIVNRLWHYHFGRGLVFTPSDFGFNGGRPSHPDLLDWLAQTLRSDGYRLKALHRLMVTSASYRQASAWKPEAATVDADNRWLWRKTPQRLEAEEIRDAVLTATGLLNREIGGRGYRDVRHFEFKGSNFYESIDESGPESLRRTIYRFTPRGGRNPFLDTFDCPDPSATSPNRASTTTPLQALSLMNNALIFRMADQFASRAKREAGTDTVDQIRRVCEIAWGRAPAAEEIALARRFVDQYGLASYCRVILNSNEFLYVQ